From one Desulfatiglans anilini DSM 4660 genomic stretch:
- a CDS encoding class I SAM-dependent methyltransferase: MSGSFYEENHEAYYQQTVGIDPAPFLEPLIRYLPPASLLLDVGCGSGRDLRWFKERGYRVVGMERSRSLARMAADHAGCEIHEADFRSFDFRSLPCDAILLVGALVHVPHESLSRVFLHITQGLRPRGKVLLTLKEGRGSSSIPDGRVFYLWEDQPLRALIASSGFTILDVQRQISAVRPKDVWLGYVLEKPHHEADAPADPLGEPG, from the coding sequence ATGAGCGGCTCATTCTACGAGGAAAACCACGAAGCTTATTACCAGCAGACGGTCGGAATCGACCCGGCGCCCTTTCTCGAGCCGCTTATCCGATACCTTCCGCCGGCGAGTTTGCTCCTCGACGTAGGCTGCGGCAGCGGCCGCGATCTGCGCTGGTTCAAAGAAAGAGGCTATCGTGTGGTCGGCATGGAGCGCTCGCGCAGTCTTGCACGCATGGCCGCCGACCATGCCGGATGCGAGATCCATGAGGCCGATTTCCGCTCTTTCGACTTCCGGTCTCTCCCCTGCGACGCGATCCTGCTGGTGGGAGCGTTGGTCCACGTCCCACATGAGTCCCTTTCGCGGGTTTTCCTTCACATTACGCAGGGGCTCCGACCACGTGGAAAGGTCCTCCTGACCCTCAAGGAAGGCCGCGGGTCCTCGTCCATTCCTGACGGGCGCGTCTTCTATCTATGGGAGGATCAGCCGCTACGCGCGCTGATCGCCTCCAGCGGCTTCACCATCCTGGATGTTCAACGTCAGATTTCAGCGGTACGCCCTAAGGATGTCTGGCTCGGGTATGTGCTCGAAAAACCCCATCATGAAGCTGATGCACCCGCAGATCCCCTGGGAGAGCCCGGTTGA
- a CDS encoding type IV toxin-antitoxin system AbiEi family antitoxin domain-containing protein — protein sequence MKLNEFLSRHAVFTVDELDRFLSVRGSGNPNTRKSLLTYYRNRGRIIPVRRGLYATVPLGGDPATSPVDPHLLAAGRPAKPAQTPQIFSRPSRTAVSRVGPPVSRSQPIVS from the coding sequence ATGAAACTGAATGAATTCCTGTCCCGGCACGCGGTATTTACGGTAGACGAATTGGACCGCTTTCTGTCCGTAAGAGGATCCGGTAATCCGAACACCCGCAAATCGCTCCTGACATACTACCGCAACCGCGGGAGGATCATACCTGTCCGCCGCGGCCTTTATGCGACCGTCCCTTTGGGCGGCGATCCTGCGACTAGCCCGGTCGATCCCCATTTGCTGGCGGCGGGCCGACCCGCCAAGCCCGCTCAAACACCGCAAATCTTCTCTAGGCCAAGCCGCACCGCGGTCTCCCGCGTGGGTCCGCCCGTCTCGAGGTCCCAGCCCATCGTTTCGTAG
- a CDS encoding type II toxin-antitoxin system VapC family toxin → MSARFVVDNSVVMSWCFEDEGNGYAEAVLESLESAEALVPAIWPLEVGNVLLAAERKKRLSHAAVVRFLALLGGLPITVEQETPERMLKEIVSLAREHGLSTYDASYLDLAMRFDLPLATKDPALAKAAEKCKVPAFEPARAR, encoded by the coding sequence ATGTCCGCGCGTTTCGTGGTCGACAACTCCGTCGTCATGTCGTGGTGCTTCGAGGATGAGGGAAACGGCTACGCGGAGGCCGTCCTCGAAAGCCTCGAATCCGCGGAGGCCTTGGTGCCTGCCATCTGGCCCCTTGAAGTGGGCAATGTGCTGCTTGCGGCTGAAAGGAAAAAACGACTCAGTCACGCTGCGGTCGTGCGCTTTCTCGCCCTTTTGGGCGGCTTGCCCATTACGGTTGAACAGGAAACCCCGGAGCGGATGCTCAAAGAGATCGTCTCACTCGCTCGGGAACACGGGCTTTCCACCTATGACGCATCCTATCTGGACCTCGCCATGCGCTTCGATCTTCCCCTCGCCACAAAGGATCCAGCCCTCGCAAAGGCTGCCGAAAAATGCAAAGTCCCGGCCTTCGAGCCGGCCCGCGCCCGCTGA
- a CDS encoding superoxide dismutase, translated as MTITLPDLPFSKDALSPAISATTLDFHHGKHHQTYVANLNKLLEGTDLAGKTLENIIEKTAGSPDRAGIFNNAAQVWNHTFYWHSMKPGGGGSPSGAAAQKIQSDFGGYDAFAKQFKDAALTQFGSGWAWLVLGEGKLAVMKTSNADTPIAHGLKPLLTVDVWEHAYYLDYQNRRGDYVDAFIQKLINWDFVNTNLG; from the coding sequence ATGACCATCACACTGCCCGATCTCCCTTTTTCCAAAGACGCGCTTTCCCCGGCGATCAGTGCCACCACGCTGGACTTCCATCATGGGAAGCACCACCAAACGTATGTGGCAAACCTCAACAAACTTCTGGAAGGGACGGATCTGGCCGGAAAGACCCTCGAAAACATCATCGAGAAAACCGCCGGGAGCCCTGACCGGGCCGGCATCTTCAACAACGCGGCCCAGGTCTGGAACCACACCTTCTACTGGCACTCCATGAAGCCGGGCGGCGGCGGTTCGCCCTCGGGCGCCGCCGCCCAAAAGATACAGTCGGATTTCGGCGGTTACGATGCCTTTGCCAAGCAGTTCAAGGATGCCGCCCTGACCCAGTTCGGCAGCGGCTGGGCCTGGCTGGTCCTGGGGGAGGGAAAGCTGGCGGTCATGAAAACATCCAATGCGGACACCCCCATTGCCCATGGACTGAAGCCCCTTCTGACCGTGGACGTGTGGGAGCACGCCTATTATCTCGACTATCAGAACCGGCGCGGTGATTATGTGGACGCCTTCATCCAGAAACTCATCAACTGGGATTTTGTAAATACCAACCTGGGCTGA
- a CDS encoding DEAD/DEAH box helicase family protein, with protein sequence MDQQEEKPVIYRKLVRDRIPEIIREAGKAPFVRTLGDDEFRLALGRKILEEAHELFSAWRAKDSHGVLTESADLLETVLAALREEGFTFHDLEQARRTRAAERGCFHEKLFLEAVNGYIAQTASGRDTPAFLFNPGDALDLIELIRSELLRSTDAWIASAFSSPSAVNLLLTGFERFVASGGRLRLLLSTMGNVTRPEYLSHIERLLPGGEVRVFHPPQMPFDRVPPDFHVKAYLFKRRDGVGSVIIGSSNLTGAGLTTNIEWNYFTSSEINLAFEEAAPFEAAVRIFDQYWTKQSVPVSEDFLEGYRRRFHTVPESAAPKAYHPEHFRDKQVAEGSSPRQEPVHPNTPQIEALEKLAEMRAQGVERAAVIAATGIGKTYLAAFDFRTSGCRRMLFIAHRQTILLKAMESFRTVMNLPYFGALCTAEDRPASDHPAVFAMIQTLSRHSTLEKLPPDSFDYIVMDEFHHSQAATYRRVIEHFRPQFFLGLTATPERMDGRDVLAHCGYNIAYELRVLEAIERGWLTPFQYFAVYDETDYSGITWRGTQYDEHELDQALSTDTRTAVIARNLSNFLPSMGKIKALAFCSSIAHARYTARHLSLSHGIPARALLGEDSEETRQATIRCLRDEKDPLKVICSVDIFNEGVDIPELTHVLFLRPTQSFAVFLQQLGRGLRRSPGKDFLVAIDFVGNYRKVHVAPLALCGYTSIETFIKDFAGKVRPDPRKMLPASCFLDPELKVQRIWDDELKTILGRHTPVAERLKNFYLEIRENLGGRSPQLMDLFAAGYDIDPRAFISHFGNWLRAKLYCEDGRLDPCENDILDTPGEAFLQHLEKDLRPVRSYKMVVLLSLLEMPGTQWAIEDIAVRFLNHFLAHPDHLPDYEDLARAEEPGKFPLDLIIRKLRKMPLHFLSNSPKDFFILDLNQNRFLLQQAVHPFWMDDHFRMLVRDRATFALAEYFRRKALRQTVYAGPDVTESTFKLRPELAELLLGARRLPPGGEKLVRVKMNGEKWQATLRRSSDGRSFYIQSPPDSPYCSYFSQSKDGSTDGQRLFRIKYEKDTLVLILQDE encoded by the coding sequence ATGGACCAGCAAGAAGAAAAGCCGGTCATTTACCGCAAGCTCGTGCGCGACCGCATCCCGGAAATCATCCGGGAGGCCGGTAAGGCGCCTTTTGTGCGGACGCTTGGCGATGACGAATTCAGACTGGCCCTCGGCCGGAAGATCCTCGAGGAGGCCCACGAGCTGTTCTCCGCGTGGAGAGCAAAGGATTCGCACGGCGTTCTGACGGAATCCGCCGACCTGCTCGAGACTGTGTTGGCCGCCCTCCGTGAAGAAGGTTTCACCTTCCATGATCTGGAGCAGGCTCGCCGTACAAGGGCCGCCGAACGAGGCTGCTTCCACGAAAAACTGTTTCTTGAAGCTGTCAACGGATACATCGCCCAAACTGCATCCGGTCGCGACACGCCTGCCTTTCTGTTCAATCCCGGCGACGCCCTGGACCTGATCGAACTCATCCGTTCCGAACTTTTGCGGAGCACCGATGCCTGGATCGCTTCGGCCTTTTCCTCCCCTTCCGCCGTCAATCTGCTCTTGACGGGTTTTGAGCGCTTCGTTGCGTCCGGCGGCAGGCTTCGGCTTCTCCTGTCGACCATGGGCAACGTCACCCGGCCCGAATACCTGAGCCACATCGAACGCCTTCTACCAGGCGGTGAAGTACGGGTTTTTCATCCCCCGCAGATGCCGTTCGACAGGGTGCCCCCGGATTTCCACGTCAAGGCATACCTTTTTAAACGCCGCGACGGCGTGGGCTCCGTGATCATCGGCTCCTCGAACCTCACCGGGGCAGGGCTCACCACCAATATCGAGTGGAACTACTTCACTTCGAGCGAGATCAATCTCGCCTTCGAGGAAGCCGCCCCCTTCGAAGCCGCCGTCCGGATCTTCGATCAATACTGGACGAAGCAGTCCGTTCCCGTCAGCGAAGACTTCCTCGAAGGTTACCGGCGGCGATTCCACACTGTCCCTGAAAGCGCAGCCCCTAAAGCTTACCACCCCGAGCATTTCCGAGACAAGCAAGTGGCTGAAGGCTCGTCACCCCGCCAGGAGCCTGTCCACCCCAACACCCCCCAGATCGAAGCGCTTGAAAAACTGGCTGAGATGCGTGCACAGGGCGTCGAACGGGCGGCGGTCATCGCCGCCACGGGAATCGGAAAGACCTACCTCGCCGCCTTCGACTTTCGGACATCCGGCTGCCGTAGGATGCTTTTCATCGCCCACCGCCAGACAATTCTTCTGAAGGCCATGGAGAGCTTCCGAACCGTCATGAACTTACCCTATTTCGGCGCCCTCTGCACCGCCGAGGACCGGCCCGCATCAGATCACCCGGCCGTCTTCGCGATGATCCAGACCCTCAGCCGCCATTCCACACTGGAAAAGCTGCCGCCTGATTCTTTCGATTACATCGTGATGGACGAGTTCCACCACAGCCAGGCGGCTACGTACCGGCGCGTCATCGAACACTTCCGCCCGCAGTTCTTCCTAGGCCTCACGGCCACTCCGGAGCGTATGGACGGCCGGGATGTTCTCGCCCATTGCGGCTACAATATCGCCTATGAGCTGAGGGTTCTGGAGGCGATCGAACGCGGCTGGCTCACCCCGTTTCAGTATTTTGCCGTCTATGATGAAACGGACTACAGTGGGATCACTTGGCGCGGTACCCAATACGACGAACACGAGCTTGACCAGGCTCTGAGCACGGACACCCGCACCGCTGTCATCGCACGCAATCTTTCTAATTTTCTGCCTTCAATGGGCAAGATCAAAGCCCTTGCCTTTTGCTCCTCCATCGCCCACGCCAGGTATACGGCAAGACACCTGAGCCTGAGCCATGGGATTCCTGCCAGGGCCCTTCTAGGGGAGGATTCCGAAGAAACCCGCCAGGCAACGATTCGATGCCTTCGAGATGAGAAGGACCCACTCAAGGTGATCTGCTCGGTCGATATTTTCAACGAAGGCGTCGACATCCCTGAGCTTACCCATGTGCTTTTCCTCCGACCGACCCAGTCCTTTGCGGTTTTTCTCCAGCAACTGGGCCGCGGACTGCGACGATCGCCCGGAAAGGATTTTCTGGTGGCCATCGATTTCGTGGGAAACTACCGTAAAGTGCATGTGGCGCCGCTCGCGCTTTGCGGGTACACGTCGATCGAGACCTTTATCAAAGACTTTGCAGGGAAAGTCCGGCCGGACCCCCGAAAAATGCTGCCGGCATCCTGCTTCCTGGATCCGGAATTGAAGGTCCAGAGGATCTGGGACGATGAATTGAAGACGATCCTCGGCAGGCATACGCCAGTGGCTGAACGTCTCAAGAACTTTTATCTCGAGATCAGGGAGAACCTTGGAGGCAGGTCACCACAGCTCATGGATCTTTTCGCTGCAGGGTATGATATCGATCCGCGCGCTTTCATCTCCCATTTCGGCAACTGGTTGCGGGCGAAGCTTTACTGCGAAGACGGCCGGCTGGATCCCTGCGAAAACGACATCCTCGACACCCCTGGAGAGGCGTTTCTACAGCATCTCGAAAAGGACCTTCGCCCTGTCCGCTCCTATAAAATGGTGGTGCTCCTTTCTCTGCTCGAAATGCCGGGCACCCAATGGGCGATCGAGGACATCGCCGTCAGGTTTCTCAACCATTTCTTGGCCCATCCGGATCATCTGCCCGACTACGAAGATCTTGCCAGGGCCGAGGAGCCCGGCAAATTCCCTCTTGACCTTATAATAAGAAAGCTCAGAAAAATGCCGCTCCATTTCCTGAGCAACAGCCCGAAGGATTTTTTCATTCTGGACCTCAACCAGAACCGCTTCCTTCTTCAACAAGCCGTCCATCCCTTCTGGATGGACGATCATTTCAGGATGCTTGTGCGCGACCGGGCCACATTCGCCCTGGCTGAATATTTCAGGCGGAAGGCCCTTCGGCAGACTGTGTATGCCGGCCCGGATGTTACGGAAAGCACCTTCAAGCTTCGCCCTGAGCTCGCAGAACTGCTTCTTGGGGCTCGCCGGCTCCCCCCGGGAGGAGAGAAACTCGTGCGAGTGAAAATGAACGGCGAGAAATGGCAGGCAACACTCAGGCGATCCAGCGACGGCAGATCCTTTTATATTCAATCGCCTCCCGACTCGCCCTATTGCTCTTATTTTTCTCAATCAAAAGATGGCAGCACTGACGGACAGAGGCTTTTTAGGATCAAATACGAAAAAGATACTCTGGTTTTGATATTACAAGACGAATGA
- a CDS encoding aldehyde ferredoxin oxidoreductase C-terminal domain-containing protein: protein MRQDPVSEYDYVVIGSGFGGSVSALRLAQKGYRVAVLEKGRRYRTEDFPQTNWNLRKYLWLPRLGLYGIQVLTLLRNVFILSGTGVGGGSLVYANNLLVPPDEVFRKPEWGPGDWRAKLAPYYAKARAMLGAVRCPQVGQADRLLAEVGRELRGEDTFHVNDVGVFFGPPGKTVPDPYFGGEGPPRTGCTHCGACMIGCPVGGKNTLDKNYLHLAERAGARIFPETEATAIRPRAGGGYTVFTRQPTGLRHPRRTFTARGVVLSGGVLGTVKLLQKCRDAGFLPGLSPRLGEGVRTNSEALLGVKANDPGADYSDQIAITSGIYPDPATHIEVVRYNRGSDAMALLTTLLTDGGGRMPRALRFLGIALRRPGAFLRSLWPFGWAARTSILLVMQTDENQIRLDFKPRWWRLGLKSLNSSLAPGARKVPSYIPIANEVARRMAEKIGGEPVSVWTEVLLDVSTTAHILGGCVMGAGAEKGVVDHAGRVHGYPGLWVADGSVVPANLGVNPSLTITALAEYFMDQVPEKEKPSVAPGPPDGRATGTRRRPAGGYTGRVLVVDLSRRSTEVYEPADEDYRRYLSGYGLGAAFIMERQRPGVAPFSNGSYLGFCSGLLGGTGALFGGRLMVVGKSPLTGGWGDANVGGSLSRALKRCGYDAVFFTGRADPPAWVHLTDKGVEIRDASELWGKDSVATEHFIRERLEAPRARVACIGPAGERLSLMAGIATDGGRLAARSGLGALMGWKRLKALSFDGRKRVSVARPAEIKRINQRFLKRFRKSGLQDRLLLRLTNPFSRFLALTGLPAPANPALLRELLRRYGTSGFTLYSTMIGDMPIRNWSGVGHLDYGFSRSAKLSDESVLRHQVRRYACDACPLGCGGTIRIEAGRYAGETGHKPEYETLAAFGGLLLQDDLAAIIDMNEACNRAGIDTISAGAAIAFAVECFEAGLIDENTTGGLRLGWGRTREISTLLRQIIEREGFGDILADGVKQAALRLGKGTESLAVHAGGQELPMHDSRLDPGYAIAYQCEPTPGRHTISSYLYADLFGVDRRFPHARRRIRTARTRTARRVERYRAGSIYMQLINGAGLCLFGALTSPLPVVDYLNAATGWDLPADAYFDTGERILSLRKAFNAREGIKPEDQRLNPRALGHPPLQRGPLKGRRLDMDRLERCFYETMGWDLETGGPTRETAVRLGLEKICGV from the coding sequence ATGCGGCAGGATCCTGTCTCTGAATACGACTACGTGGTGATCGGTTCGGGATTCGGGGGCTCGGTTTCGGCCCTCCGGCTCGCGCAGAAGGGCTACCGGGTGGCCGTCCTCGAAAAGGGCAGGCGCTACCGGACCGAAGACTTTCCGCAAACCAACTGGAATCTCCGCAAGTACCTGTGGCTCCCGCGCCTCGGCCTTTACGGCATCCAGGTGCTCACCCTGCTCAGAAACGTCTTCATCCTCAGCGGAACCGGTGTCGGGGGCGGCAGCCTGGTCTATGCCAACAACCTCCTCGTCCCTCCCGACGAGGTCTTCCGAAAGCCCGAGTGGGGGCCCGGAGACTGGAGAGCGAAACTGGCCCCGTATTACGCCAAAGCGCGCGCCATGCTCGGGGCCGTGAGATGCCCTCAGGTGGGGCAGGCAGACAGGCTGCTCGCCGAAGTGGGCCGGGAACTCCGCGGCGAGGACACCTTTCACGTCAACGACGTGGGGGTCTTTTTCGGGCCGCCCGGGAAAACCGTGCCGGACCCCTATTTCGGCGGCGAAGGGCCGCCGCGCACCGGCTGCACCCACTGCGGCGCGTGCATGATCGGGTGCCCGGTGGGAGGCAAGAACACCCTCGACAAGAACTACCTTCATCTCGCCGAACGGGCGGGCGCGAGGATCTTCCCGGAGACCGAGGCCACGGCGATCCGCCCACGTGCCGGCGGCGGCTACACCGTGTTCACCCGGCAGCCCACGGGCCTGCGCCACCCCCGCCGCACCTTCACGGCCCGGGGCGTCGTCCTGAGCGGCGGCGTTCTCGGCACCGTGAAACTCCTCCAGAAATGCAGAGATGCCGGCTTTCTCCCCGGCCTCTCCCCGCGGCTCGGGGAGGGCGTCCGCACCAACTCCGAAGCCCTGCTGGGGGTCAAGGCCAACGACCCCGGCGCCGACTACTCCGACCAGATCGCCATCACCTCGGGCATCTACCCCGACCCCGCCACCCACATCGAGGTGGTCCGCTACAACCGGGGCTCCGATGCAATGGCGCTCCTCACCACCCTCCTCACCGACGGCGGCGGGCGGATGCCCCGCGCCCTCAGGTTTCTCGGCATCGCCCTCAGGCGCCCCGGGGCCTTCCTGCGATCCCTCTGGCCGTTCGGGTGGGCCGCCCGCACCTCCATCCTGCTGGTGATGCAGACCGACGAGAATCAGATCCGTCTGGATTTCAAACCCCGCTGGTGGCGGCTCGGCCTGAAGAGCCTGAACTCTTCCCTGGCCCCGGGCGCCCGGAAAGTCCCCTCGTACATCCCCATCGCCAACGAGGTGGCGCGCCGCATGGCGGAGAAGATCGGCGGCGAACCCGTCAGCGTCTGGACCGAGGTTCTCCTGGATGTCTCCACCACCGCCCACATCCTGGGCGGCTGCGTCATGGGAGCCGGCGCGGAAAAAGGGGTGGTGGACCACGCGGGCCGCGTGCACGGCTATCCGGGCCTGTGGGTGGCGGACGGCTCGGTGGTGCCGGCCAACCTGGGCGTCAACCCGAGCCTCACCATCACCGCCCTGGCCGAGTATTTCATGGACCAGGTGCCCGAGAAGGAAAAACCCTCCGTCGCCCCGGGGCCCCCGGATGGACGGGCGACAGGGACCCGGCGCCGCCCGGCCGGAGGATACACGGGCAGGGTCCTCGTGGTGGACCTCAGCCGGCGCAGCACGGAGGTCTACGAACCTGCGGACGAGGATTACCGCAGGTACCTCTCGGGCTACGGCCTCGGGGCCGCCTTCATCATGGAGCGGCAGAGGCCAGGCGTCGCCCCCTTCTCCAACGGCAGCTACCTGGGTTTTTGCTCCGGGCTCCTGGGCGGGACGGGCGCCCTCTTCGGGGGGCGCCTCATGGTGGTGGGCAAATCGCCGCTCACCGGCGGGTGGGGCGATGCCAACGTCGGCGGCTCCCTGTCGCGAGCCCTCAAACGGTGCGGCTACGACGCAGTTTTTTTCACGGGGCGCGCCGACCCGCCGGCGTGGGTGCACCTCACCGACAAAGGGGTGGAGATCCGCGACGCCTCCGAACTGTGGGGGAAAGACAGCGTCGCCACGGAGCACTTCATCCGCGAGAGGCTCGAGGCACCCAGGGCGCGGGTGGCCTGTATCGGCCCGGCAGGAGAGCGCCTTTCGCTCATGGCGGGGATCGCCACGGACGGGGGGCGTCTGGCGGCGCGCTCGGGACTCGGGGCGCTGATGGGGTGGAAGCGCCTGAAGGCCCTGTCCTTCGACGGCCGGAAGCGGGTGAGCGTCGCACGACCCGCGGAGATCAAGCGTATCAACCAGCGGTTTCTCAAGCGCTTCAGAAAATCCGGGCTGCAGGATCGCCTGCTCCTGCGCCTGACCAACCCTTTCAGCCGGTTCCTCGCCCTGACCGGGCTGCCCGCCCCCGCAAACCCCGCCCTCCTGAGAGAACTCCTCCGCCGCTACGGCACATCGGGCTTCACCCTCTATTCGACCATGATCGGGGACATGCCCATACGGAACTGGAGCGGTGTGGGGCATCTGGACTACGGTTTTTCCCGAAGCGCGAAGCTTTCGGACGAGAGCGTCCTCCGCCACCAGGTGCGCCGCTATGCCTGCGACGCCTGCCCTCTGGGCTGCGGCGGAACCATCCGGATCGAGGCGGGCCGCTACGCCGGTGAAACGGGGCACAAACCCGAGTATGAGACCCTGGCTGCCTTCGGGGGCCTGCTCCTGCAGGACGACCTTGCGGCCATCATCGACATGAACGAGGCCTGCAACCGGGCGGGGATCGACACCATCAGCGCCGGAGCGGCCATCGCCTTCGCCGTCGAGTGCTTCGAAGCAGGGCTCATCGATGAGAACACCACGGGCGGGCTGCGGCTCGGCTGGGGAAGAACGCGCGAGATTTCCACCCTGCTCCGCCAGATCATCGAACGGGAGGGGTTCGGCGACATCCTCGCCGACGGGGTGAAACAGGCCGCCCTGAGGCTGGGGAAAGGAACCGAGTCGCTGGCGGTTCACGCGGGCGGGCAGGAACTCCCCATGCACGACTCCCGGCTCGACCCGGGCTACGCCATCGCGTACCAGTGCGAACCCACCCCCGGGAGGCACACCATCTCTTCCTATCTCTACGCCGACCTCTTCGGTGTGGACCGACGCTTCCCCCATGCACGCCGCCGGATCCGGACCGCGCGCACGCGCACCGCCCGCCGTGTCGAGCGCTACCGCGCCGGTTCCATCTACATGCAGCTGATCAACGGCGCCGGCCTGTGCCTGTTCGGGGCCCTCACGAGCCCCCTCCCTGTCGTGGACTACCTGAACGCCGCCACCGGGTGGGATCTTCCGGCCGACGCCTACTTCGACACCGGGGAAAGGATCCTTTCGCTTCGAAAGGCATTCAACGCCCGCGAAGGCATCAAGCCCGAAGATCAGCGCCTCAACCCGCGTGCCCTCGGCCACCCGCCCCTGCAGCGCGGCCCCCTCAAGGGCAGACGCCTCGACATGGACAGGCTCGAGCGGTGTTTCTACGAAACGATGGGCTGGGACCTCGAGACGGGCGGACCCACGCGGGAGACCGCGGTGCGGCTTGGCCTAGAGAAGATTTGCGGTGTTTGA
- a CDS encoding type II toxin-antitoxin system Phd/YefM family antitoxin: METIGAYEAKTHLPQLLERVAKGERITITKHGVPVATLQPADSSKRTPVRDVIDQLKQFRSAHRLDGLSVRDMIAEGRR, encoded by the coding sequence ATGGAGACAATCGGGGCCTACGAGGCAAAAACACATCTCCCCCAACTTCTGGAGCGTGTCGCCAAGGGTGAGAGAATAACGATCACGAAGCACGGCGTGCCTGTCGCGACCCTGCAACCCGCGGATTCCTCGAAAAGGACGCCCGTGCGGGACGTCATCGATCAATTGAAACAGTTTCGAAGCGCCCACCGCCTTGACGGACTTTCGGTTCGCGACATGATCGCGGAGGGAAGGCGCTAA
- a CDS encoding Fic family protein, producing the protein MLSLDQKKLADISIPVGTGWLLGACMEARGKQDLWIRQKPEVLDVLREQAIIQSVESSNRIEGVTIAADRLRPVVLGKSKPRDRSEEELAGYRQALDWIYSRKRQVSIIPKAIQRLHAFAQSGFSGDAGEWKKRDNEIIEILPNGERKIRFVPTSAEDTPKIMDTLCRNYREACDGEQLPSLLVVANFVFDLLCIHPFRDGNGRVSRLVTTLLLQSHGFQVARYVSLERLVEQSKEDYYGVLAECSQGWHEGKNELLPWWNHFLSMLRLAYKEFERQVESTEARPAKSDLVKQTVLAQVEQFTLGDLAAQLPSASTQLIKKILAELKKQGKVRLVGRGRGARWEIIL; encoded by the coding sequence TTGTTGTCTTTAGACCAAAAAAAGTTGGCTGACATTTCGATCCCAGTGGGTACGGGTTGGCTTCTCGGCGCATGTATGGAAGCCCGCGGCAAGCAAGACCTATGGATTAGGCAGAAACCGGAAGTTCTCGATGTTCTGAGGGAACAGGCGATTATCCAGAGTGTGGAATCATCGAATCGGATAGAAGGCGTGACCATAGCGGCCGACCGTCTCCGTCCGGTGGTTTTGGGAAAGTCCAAGCCCAGGGACCGCTCTGAAGAAGAACTCGCGGGATACCGACAGGCTTTGGACTGGATTTATTCGCGAAAGCGCCAAGTGTCCATCATACCGAAGGCCATCCAGCGGCTTCACGCGTTCGCTCAAAGTGGTTTTTCGGGCGATGCAGGCGAATGGAAAAAACGGGATAACGAAATCATCGAGATTCTGCCTAACGGCGAGAGGAAAATCAGGTTTGTTCCCACTTCCGCCGAAGACACACCGAAAATTATGGATACCCTTTGCCGAAATTATAGAGAAGCTTGTGACGGTGAACAACTTCCATCGCTTTTAGTCGTCGCCAATTTCGTGTTCGACCTTCTGTGCATCCATCCATTCCGGGACGGAAATGGACGTGTTTCACGACTGGTGACAACACTCTTGCTTCAGTCACATGGTTTCCAGGTTGCACGGTACGTCAGCTTGGAACGTCTGGTCGAGCAGAGCAAGGAAGATTATTATGGCGTCCTGGCCGAATGCTCACAAGGATGGCATGAAGGCAAGAACGAACTTCTGCCTTGGTGGAACCATTTTCTGAGCATGTTGCGCCTTGCTTACAAGGAGTTCGAACGACAGGTGGAGTCGACGGAGGCCCGTCCCGCCAAAAGCGACCTGGTAAAACAGACCGTTCTCGCTCAAGTGGAGCAGTTCACACTGGGAGACCTGGCAGCCCAACTTCCATCGGCCAGCACGCAACTGATCAAGAAAATCCTCGCTGAGCTGAAAAAACAAGGCAAGGTTCGGCTTGTCGGCAGGGGGCGGGGCGCTCGCTGGGAGATCATTCTTTAG
- a CDS encoding class I SAM-dependent methyltransferase → MKNDTSRDAARDDRQCIVCGTFSAHFFARVDGARYERCGTCGATFLNPAQRLSSEEESAQYRLHRNDPDDDGYRRFLSKLADPLLQRLPLQAKGLDYGCGPGPALACILSEAGHHVRLFDPLFFPDSEALEDLYDFIVCAEVIEHFHRPAEEFARLDRMLRPGGWLALMTCFQTDDERFAAWHYRREQTHVVFFSEATLRYIARQHRWRCEIPVKDVALMQKPCDAGAMHRKA, encoded by the coding sequence GTGAAAAACGACACCTCTCGCGATGCCGCCCGGGATGACCGGCAATGCATCGTGTGCGGCACGTTCTCGGCCCATTTTTTTGCCCGGGTGGACGGTGCCCGATACGAGCGCTGCGGCACTTGCGGTGCAACGTTTCTGAATCCGGCCCAAAGGTTGTCGAGCGAAGAGGAGTCCGCGCAGTACCGCCTGCACCGAAATGATCCGGATGATGACGGCTACCGCCGATTCCTGTCGAAGCTTGCAGATCCGCTGCTGCAACGGTTGCCTCTACAGGCGAAAGGGTTGGACTATGGATGCGGTCCGGGACCGGCGCTTGCATGCATATTGAGTGAGGCGGGGCACCATGTGCGATTGTTCGACCCGCTTTTTTTCCCCGATTCAGAAGCGCTCGAAGATCTCTATGATTTCATCGTCTGTGCAGAGGTCATCGAGCACTTTCATCGGCCGGCCGAGGAATTCGCCCGGCTGGACCGGATGTTGCGACCCGGCGGGTGGTTGGCCCTGATGACCTGCTTCCAGACGGACGATGAGCGTTTCGCGGCTTGGCATTACCGCCGGGAACAGACCCATGTGGTTTTTTTCAGTGAGGCCACGCTGCGTTACATCGCTCGTCAGCACCGGTGGCGCTGTGAAATCCCGGTAAAAGACGTCGCCTTGATGCAAAAGCCTTGTGATGCAGGAGCCATGCACAGAAAAGCCTGA